The genomic window GTGGGATGCATTCACCAGCGAGAAGCGCCCTGTGCTGCTGATCGACGAGATCGACAAAGCTGACATCGAATTTCCGAACGACTTGCTGCTCGAACTCGACCGGATGGAATTCCACGTCTACGAGACCGGCGAAACCATCAAGGCTGCCAAGCGTCCGATCGTAATGATCACTTCGAATAACGAAAAGGAATTGCCCGACGCGTTCCTGCGGCGCTGCTTCTTCCACTACATCAAGTTCCCAGACGCCGACACCATGAGCGCGATCGTCGACGTGCACTTCCCCGGCATCAAGAAGCGGCTGGTCGAGGAAGCGCTGCGCATTTTCTTTGAAGTGCGCGACGTCCCGGGTCTGAAGAAGAAGCCATCAACGTCAGAACTGCTCGATTGGTTGAAGCTGTTGCTGAATGAAGAGATGACGCCGGAGACGCTGCGCGAGCGCGACCCCCGCAAGCTGATCCCGCCGCTTCACGGTGCACTGCTCAAAAACGAGCAAGATGTTCACCTATTCGAACGGCTGGCATTCCTGAGCCGCCGGGAAGTCTGAGGCTGCGGCTTCAGGATTTACGATTCCGAAACGGCCGGGCTTGTCCCGGCCATTTTTCTAGGGCGAGCGGATACGTCAGCGCTGACGCTCCAGCTGAAACATCAGATGCGCTTTCGCGGTCGGCCATTCGCTGGCGATGATGCTGTAAACTACCGTGTCACGCAGCGTTCCGTTTGGAGAAATCTGGTGGCTGCGCAGCACGCCGTCGAGCTTGGCGCCGAGCCGCTCGATTCCGCGGCGGCTTTGGTGGTTGAAGAAATGCGTACGGAATTCGACCGCGATGCAATCCAGCTTTTCAAAAGCATGCGTGAGCAACAGCAGCTTGCATTGGGTATTCAGCGGCGTTCGCTGGACACTCGCCGCATACCAGGTCGATCCGATCTCCACGCGTCGATTCGGCGCATCGACATTCATATAAGTGGTCATGCCTGCGATGCGGCCATTCGCGTCCACGACCGTGAACGGCAGCATCGCACCCGCTGCCTGCAACCCAAGCCGCCGTTCGATTTCCTTCCCCATATCCTCGGGACGCGGGATGAAGGTGTACCAGAGCTTCCAAAGCTCGCCGTCTTTGACAGCCTCGACGAGGCCGTCATGATGCACTGGGGACAGCGGCTCAAGGCGCGCATGAGCACCTTCAAGCGTGATGGGAGCAAGCCAGGTCATCGTCAGTCCTATTTGTTGAGGAAGTTCAGTGGCAGCCCGCCGCGCGGCCAGTCCATTGCCACCAGCTCACCCTTGCCCGACAGCGTGATGTAGGCCGTCTTCAATTCGGGTCCACCGAATGCAATATTGGTGGTGACGTGATCGCCGGTCGGCACCTGCTCAACGAGCCTGCCGTCGGGCGCGATCACCGAAATGCAGCCCGACACCAGCGTCGCCACACAGACGTTGCCGGATGCTTCCACCGCGAGCGAGTCGAACATCTGATATCCGCCAAGGCCCGCAAGCGGCCTGCCGGTCTCACCGCGATAGATCACCGGACCTGGCTTGATCTCGCCGGGCGCGCCAATATCAAACGCCCACAGACGCGACGTCGGCGTCTCCGCCACGTAAACCGTCTTTTCATCGGGTGAGAGGCCAATTCCATTGGCGGGAAGCATTGAGGGAACGGCTTCAACAAGGTCCGTCGCACCCGGCTTCATGTAATAGACCGCGCCGACATCCATGTCGCGCGCGCGGCGCTTGCCGAGATCGCTGAACCACAGCCCGCCCTGCTTATCGAACACCAGATCATTCGGGCCGTTCAGCTTGCGGTCACCGCAACGCTCGAACAGGGTCTCGATTTTGCCAGTCGCAAGATCGATTCGCTGCAGTGAACCGCCGAGATATTCCGACGGTGCCGGCGCGCCCGGCATCAAGGCACCGCGTCCCTGCGACCAGCTAAAGCCGCCATTGTTGCAGACGTAGCATTTGCCGTCGGGGCCCATGGCAGCGCCGTTCGGGCCACCGGGAATTTTCGCGACCGTCTCCTTGCGCCCATCGGGATAAACGCGCGTCAGCCTTTGCGCGCGGATTTCCACCAGCACCACCGAGCCATCGGGCATCACGACCGGCCCTTCCGGGAATTCGAGACCGGTTGCGATGACACGAAGCTTTGACATGAAGATCTCCCGGATTTTCTTGATTGACGCTGGCGCGTTTCGGTGGCGGCAACCTATCGTGCGATCTTCACAATAGCCAGCATATGCATGCAACTCAGTTCTGTTCAGAATTCTATTTGCCGATAAGATCACGGTACACGAGAGCAGCCGCCGCAATATCGGACAACGCATGGCCGACGGCCTTGAACACCGTGATCTCGTTGTCGCTGCCCCTACCCTCGCGTTCACCGCGGCAAAGCTGCGCCAGTGATCCGGCAATATCGTCCGGCGTGATGACTCCGTTACGGATCGGATCCAGCAGTTCGCCGGATTCCTTCAGGCCATCCATGGTGTCGACATATACGCGTCCGCGCCGGAAGACGTCATCATCCGCCTCGCGCATAAACGGCGTAAAGCTGCCGATCAGGTCGAGATGTGTACCTGGCTTCAGCCATTCGCCCTTAATGATTGGTGTGGTCGCGAGCGTCGCACAACTGACGATGTCCACATCTTTCACGGCACGCTCCAGGTCGGGTGCGACATAAGCGTCTATCCCATCTGCCTGCAGCGACTTTACGAGCCGCTCCGCACCGGCGGGATTGATATTCCAGACCGCAACCTGGGTGATCGGCCGAACCGCGCGGAATGCAGCAGCCGCAAGGTTCGCGATGCGGCCCGAGCCGCAAATCAAAAGCTTCGACGCATTTTTCCGCGCAAGAAAGTCCGCCCCGAGCGCCGCGATACCTACCGTACGGCGCGAGGTAATCTCGTTGCCGTCGATCAGCGCCAGGTGCTGCCCGGTAGGGCCATCGCAAAGGAGATAACTCGAGAACAGTCCCGGCAGATTCCGTTTGCCGTTCTCGGGAAAGATCGTGACGATCTTGATCCCTAAAAATTCCTGCCGCCACGCCGGCATGATGAGCACCGTCGCAGTCGAGCCGTCCGGCTGCGGAATGAAATGATGATGCCGCACTGGCACATCGGCACCCGCAGTGAAGGCTTCGCGCAGAGCCGGAATCAGGCGATCAAACGGCAGACTCGCGCGGGTTCGAGCTGCATCGACGATGAGCGGGGATGGCGTGGGATTCATAATGCCTCATTTTTTGTTCTTGTGACTTCGCTGCGGGCTTTTGCGCGGATACCGTCCATCAGTTGCTTGCGGAAAACGCGATCGCGCTTGAGATGCCACTCACGGCTCATCGCCTCATTACGCGTCTCGAAGGACTCCGTATGCAGGAGAATCCAGACCCGACCACGCGTCGACCGCGCACCTGTGCCAGCGTTGTGCTGATCGAGCCGCCTCGCAACGTCATTCGTCCAGCCCACATAAGAGATATAGCGCCCCTTGTGGAAGCTGCCGAGCACATAGACGAAACTCTGCTCCCCGGGGGAGGCGCCGCTGGGTGCAGCCGTCTTGCGCTTTGCAATCCTGTTCAAGACCACCTCTGGAGTGCGAGACGTTTTCGGATTCACCGCACCCGTCACTTGGCGGCTGGCTCCTTTGCGGGCGGCTTGGATGCCTCTGCTGGCTTCTTCTCCAACGCCTGAACCTGGCCTTGCAACTGCTCCACCGTCTTCTGCAGGCCGATCACCGTTGCTTTCAGCGCATCGATTTGTCGATTGGCGGCGTCGATCTTCTGCTGGCTTTCGAGCGAAGCCTTGGTCATCGTGCTCTTCAGGAAGTTGATGTTGCTTTGCAGGCAACTGGTGCGCCGCTCCATGGTTTTCTCGGCCGTACAGATCTCGATGCCAACTACGTCCTGAGCCAAGGCAGCGCCCGTCGCGCTTGTCAGAGCCGCGACGACAAGTACCAACCTCGTTTTGCTTGTCTTCATCACGGTCCTTTCATATCGCTCAGCGATTTGTCTCAAAACGTGACGGCGTGGCCATCACATTTTAAGTTTTGGAACACGACCGGAACGAAACACGTCCGAATCAGCGATTCATAACATGCCTTGGTAAACCCGCGTCGATATCTTGTGTCGCACGTCATCGCGCCGCCAACATCAAGCATTGCAAATTGTCGTTTGCGTGCGGGATGTGCTTCAATCGTTAACATCTTCCGCAGGGCGAACCATCCACAATTCCAAGAGTCAAGGATACCCAAACGATGTCTGACCTGCATGGTGTCATGCCCTATCTGGTGTCTCCGATCGCGGAAGATGGGACGGTCAAAACGGATGTCCTTGGCAAGCTGTGCGACGACCTCATCGGCAAGGGCGTCCACGGCTTAACGCCCCTCGGCTCCACTGGCGAGTTCGCTTATCTCGATCGCGAACAACGAGCGATGGTGGTTTCCGCCACCATCGAAGCCGCAGCGCGGCGCGTTCCAGTCATTGCTGGTGTCGCATCGACGTCGACATCCGACGCTGTTGCTCAAGCGAAGGCACATCAACGACGCGGAGCGGATGGCATTCTGGCGATTCTGGAATCCTATTTTCCGGTCAAGGATGCACAGGTCGAAGCACACTTTCGCACGATTGCCGACGCGGTCGACATCCCCGTCGTGATCTACACGAACCCGCAATTTCAGCGGTCCGATCTGACGCTGGATGTCATTTCGCGCCTCGCGGAGCACCCTCGCATTCAGTACATCAAGGACGCATCCAACAATACGGGCCGACTCCTCTCGATCATCAACCGTTGCGGCGATTCCTTGCGTGTGTTTGCTGCATCCTCCCACATCCCGGCTGCAGTCATGCTCATTGGCGGCGTCGGTTGGATGGCGGGCCCGGCCTGCATCGTGCCGCGTGAGAGCGTGCAGCTCTATGAGCTATGTCGGGCAAGGCGATGGGATGAGGCGATGGCACTCCAGCGCAAGCTTTGGCAAGTCAACGAAGCATTCGCGCGTTTCAATCTGGCCGCCTGCATCAAAGCGGGCCTAGACATTCAAGGATACGCGGTCGGCGATCCGATCCCACCACAGGCAGCGCTTACCCCCGACGAGCGCAAACTTGTCGAAGGCGTGTTGCAGGGTCTGACGTAACCCTACTCCGCCCCTTTCTCCTGGCGCTTTTCCAGCGCCGCCATGGCATTAGCGAGAATTGCGCGAACACGCTCCACCTCCTGCGCATCGATCAGAGACGGATCGAGGTAGAAGTCGAGGCCTGGCCTGCGTTCAACCACCACATCACCCTTGTCGCCCGAAGCGCCGAGAAGATTATCGACGGCATAAGGAATAACCTCGCGGCTGATGCCCTTCATCGTAATCGCCGGCAACTGGTGTGCAGCAACCACGTCGCTGACCAGCGCAAAGGTTTCGTAGCTGATCACGATGCGGCCGGGTTCAGCGATGCTCTGCAGCCGTGCCGCCAGGTTCGCTTCGGCGCCGATGATCGTGTAATCCATGCGATCGACGCTGCCGAAATTGCCGACGTTGCAGTAACCGGAATTGATGCCCATGCGGGTCTTGAACGGCTGCTCGATGCCCTCTGAGCGCCATTTCGCGTTCAACTCGACCAGGCGGCGCTGCATCTCCCACGCCATTCGCAGGCAGGCCTGTGCGTCCAGCCGCTCGCCCTTGGTTTCGGGATCTCCGAAGAAGATCAACATCGCATCACCGATGAACTTGTCGATGGTGCCGCCATGGGCAAGCGCGATGGCCGACATCTCCGTGAAATATTCATTGAGCAGCTGCGTAATCTGCTCCGGCTGCAGTCGCTCTGTAGTCGCGGTAAAGTTCTGGATGTCGGAGAAGAAGATCGTCAGCTTCTTGCGTTCGGTGTGGATGATGACGTCCTTCTGACCGCTGAAGATGCTCTTGTAGATCTGCGGAGAAATGTAACGTGAGATCTTCATCGACAACGATGCCAAGAAGTCGTTGTTGGATTCCAGTTCACGATTCATGCTTTGGATCTGCAACGCCTGACGACGCTGCATGCCCAGGAAAGACAGTCCGCTGACAGCCGCCAGCGCAAAGTAAGCCAGCAGGTATTTGAAGGAGAAGATATTGGCCGCGATGGGCTGGGTGATCATGATTTCCTGAATGCCGCGGACGTCACCCACCTTCCAATCCTGCTTGGGACTTTCGGGGTGAACGTTGTGACAGCTCACGCAGGCTGAGCCCATGATCACCGGTGCAACAAGCCGCACGCTGTCGCTCAGCAACGAGCGGGTAGCATCCTCGATCTTTTGATCGGGATTGGCACGCAGGCTTTCGAGAGCTTTCCGCTCGAACTCATCGAGTTGATGCGGCGCGCGATTCTTGAATGGGTAGTCCGACACGAACCGGTAGGTAATATTCTGCTGCTGTTCGCTAATGACCCGCCCGAGTTCAAGCGATAACGTTGCAGGAATGGGAATGGCGCCTGGCACCGACTCGTAATTATGGATCACCTGTGTTGAGCCGGGATGCGCCAGAATGCGGCCGACGACATTTGTGCCGTAATAGCCACGCACACTGGTCACGAGCGAATTGAGGTCGGTCGCCTGGCGACGGAGCGCAACCTCCGCGAGGTTGGTGAGATCGAGCCACACCGCGACCGGCAGCAACGCGAGCAACACGGCGATCACAAAACCGGTTAATATCCCGCGCGAACGCAGATTTTCAGGATTAGTAGTGTCCATTGGATCGCCCCGCTCCTCAAGCGCCCGACTCTAATACAGGTGCGCGAAACAATGATAGCGGCAGGCGACTATGTTTCCCGGGAGAGCTTCACATGAGCGACTGGCAGAGCATCGACAGCGCACCGAAGGACGGGACATTCGTTCTGCTGCACAATCCGGATTGGCCGAACGACGTCGAGGGATTTTGGCACCGGCCGAGCAAGGCGTGGTCCGCGAACGTCCGGATTCGGGATATCGAAAACCGGATTGTCGGCCCCGAGCCTCCGACCCACTGGAAGCCGCTGACGCCTGAGCAGCAAAGGTACTGACGGCCGCCGTTCCTGCGGAACAGCCGGACGGAGCCGATGTTAGCTTGAGATCACCACGCGAGGGTCTCAAGATGGCAAAGGTCGTTTATCAGGTGGTCGAACATGACGGCGGCTGGGCCTACACATCCAA from Nitrobacteraceae bacterium AZCC 1564 includes these protein-coding regions:
- a CDS encoding MoxR-like ATPase (product_source=COG0714; cath_funfam=3.40.50.300; cog=COG0714; pfam=PF07728; smart=SM00382; superfamily=52540); translation: MKFTGTQNYVATDDLKVAVNAAIVLERPLLVKGEPGTGKTVLAEEVAKALDAPLLTWHIKSTTKAQQGLYEYDAVSRLRDSQLGDPRVSDISNYIKRGKLWDAFTSEKRPVLLIDEIDKADIEFPNDLLLELDRMEFHVYETGETIKAAKRPIVMITSNNEKELPDAFLRRCFFHYIKFPDADTMSAIVDVHFPGIKKRLVEEALRIFFEVRDVPGLKKKPSTSELLDWLKLLLNEEMTPETLRERDPRKLIPPLHGALLKNEQDVHLFERLAFLSRREV
- a CDS encoding RimJ/RimL family protein N-acetyltransferase (product_source=COG1670; cath_funfam=3.40.630.30; cog=COG1670; ko=KO:K22479; pfam=PF13302; superfamily=55729), encoding MTWLAPITLEGAHARLEPLSPVHHDGLVEAVKDGELWKLWYTFIPRPEDMGKEIERRLGLQAAGAMLPFTVVDANGRIAGMTTYMNVDAPNRRVEIGSTWYAASVQRTPLNTQCKLLLLTHAFEKLDCIAVEFRTHFFNHQSRRGIERLGAKLDGVLRSHQISPNGTLRDTVVYSIIASEWPTAKAHLMFQLERQR
- a CDS encoding gluconolactonase (product_source=KO:K01053; cath_funfam=2.120.10.30; cog=COG3386; ko=KO:K01053; pfam=PF08450; superfamily=63829); the encoded protein is MSKLRVIATGLEFPEGPVVMPDGSVVLVEIRAQRLTRVYPDGRKETVAKIPGGPNGAAMGPDGKCYVCNNGGFSWSQGRGALMPGAPAPSEYLGGSLQRIDLATGKIETLFERCGDRKLNGPNDLVFDKQGGLWFSDLGKRRARDMDVGAVYYMKPGATDLVEAVPSMLPANGIGLSPDEKTVYVAETPTSRLWAFDIGAPGEIKPGPVIYRGETGRPLAGLGGYQMFDSLAVEASGNVCVATLVSGCISVIAPDGRLVEQVPTGDHVTTNIAFGGPELKTAYITLSGKGELVAMDWPRGGLPLNFLNK
- a CDS encoding ornithine cyclodeaminase/alanine dehydrogenase-like protein (mu-crystallin family) (product_source=COG2423; cath_funfam=3.30.1780.10,3.40.50.720; cog=COG2423; pfam=PF02423; superfamily=51735); its protein translation is MNPTPSPLIVDAARTRASLPFDRLIPALREAFTAGADVPVRHHHFIPQPDGSTATVLIMPAWRQEFLGIKIVTIFPENGKRNLPGLFSSYLLCDGPTGQHLALIDGNEITSRRTVGIAALGADFLARKNASKLLICGSGRIANLAAAAFRAVRPITQVAVWNINPAGAERLVKSLQADGIDAYVAPDLERAVKDVDIVSCATLATTPIIKGEWLKPGTHLDLIGSFTPFMREADDDVFRRGRVYVDTMDGLKESGELLDPIRNGVITPDDIAGSLAQLCRGEREGRGSDNEITVFKAVGHALSDIAAAALVYRDLIGK
- a CDS encoding putative endonuclease (product_source=KO:K07461; cath_funfam=3.40.1440.10; cog=COG2827; ko=KO:K07461; pfam=PF01541; superfamily=82771); amino-acid sequence: MTGAVNPKTSRTPEVVLNRIAKRKTAAPSGASPGEQSFVYVLGSFHKGRYISYVGWTNDVARRLDQHNAGTGARSTRGRVWILLHTESFETRNEAMSREWHLKRDRVFRKQLMDGIRAKARSEVTRTKNEAL
- a CDS encoding peptidoglycan hydrolase CwlO-like protein (product_source=COG3883; cath_funfam=3.40.50.300; cleavage_site_network=SignalP-noTM; cog=COG3883; superfamily=46579; transmembrane_helix_parts=Inside_1_6,TMhelix_7_29,Outside_30_117), yielding MKTSKTRLVLVVAALTSATGAALAQDVVGIEICTAEKTMERRTSCLQSNINFLKSTMTKASLESQQKIDAANRQIDALKATVIGLQKTVEQLQGQVQALEKKPAEASKPPAKEPAAK
- a CDS encoding 4-hydroxy-tetrahydrodipicolinate synthase (product_source=KO:K01714; cath_funfam=3.20.20.70; cog=COG0329; ko=KO:K01714; pfam=PF00701; smart=SM01130; superfamily=51569), giving the protein MSDLHGVMPYLVSPIAEDGTVKTDVLGKLCDDLIGKGVHGLTPLGSTGEFAYLDREQRAMVVSATIEAAARRVPVIAGVASTSTSDAVAQAKAHQRRGADGILAILESYFPVKDAQVEAHFRTIADAVDIPVVIYTNPQFQRSDLTLDVISRLAEHPRIQYIKDASNNTGRLLSIINRCGDSLRVFAASSHIPAAVMLIGGVGWMAGPACIVPRESVQLYELCRARRWDEAMALQRKLWQVNEAFARFNLAACIKAGLDIQGYAVGDPIPPQAALTPDERKLVEGVLQGLT
- a CDS encoding adenylate cyclase (product_source=KO:K01768; cath_funfam=3.30.70.1230; cog=COG2114; ko=KO:K01768; pfam=PF00211,PF11845; smart=SM00044; superfamily=55073; transmembrane_helix_parts=Inside_1_12,TMhelix_13_35,Outside_36_525) gives rise to the protein MDTTNPENLRSRGILTGFVIAVLLALLPVAVWLDLTNLAEVALRRQATDLNSLVTSVRGYYGTNVVGRILAHPGSTQVIHNYESVPGAIPIPATLSLELGRVISEQQQNITYRFVSDYPFKNRAPHQLDEFERKALESLRANPDQKIEDATRSLLSDSVRLVAPVIMGSACVSCHNVHPESPKQDWKVGDVRGIQEIMITQPIAANIFSFKYLLAYFALAAVSGLSFLGMQRRQALQIQSMNRELESNNDFLASLSMKISRYISPQIYKSIFSGQKDVIIHTERKKLTIFFSDIQNFTATTERLQPEQITQLLNEYFTEMSAIALAHGGTIDKFIGDAMLIFFGDPETKGERLDAQACLRMAWEMQRRLVELNAKWRSEGIEQPFKTRMGINSGYCNVGNFGSVDRMDYTIIGAEANLAARLQSIAEPGRIVISYETFALVSDVVAAHQLPAITMKGISREVIPYAVDNLLGASGDKGDVVVERRPGLDFYLDPSLIDAQEVERVRAILANAMAALEKRQEKGAE
- a CDS encoding hypothetical protein (product_source=Hypo-rule applied), whose product is MSDWQSIDSAPKDGTFVLLHNPDWPNDVEGFWHRPSKAWSANVRIRDIENRIVGPEPPTHWKPLTPEQQRY